The Haloarchaeobius litoreus DNA window CTGCAGCGTCCCGATGGCCTCGCCGATGGCCATCGCGCCCTCGGAGTCGATGCTCGCGAGCTCTGGCAGCCGGCGGATGGGCTGGCCGACGAGCTCCTCGCGGGTCGCACCGAGGGTGTCCTCGATGGCCTCGTTCACGCTGGCGATGCGGTCGTCGTCGTCGACGGTGAGCACGCCGTCGTGGACCGCCTCGACGACGCGGGCGTGCTGTGCGAGCTCGTTCTCGCGCTCCTTCCGGTCGGTGATGTCGCGCAGGTAGACCGAGAGGCCGGACTCCGAGGGGTAGGCGTTGGCCTCGAACCACGTGTCGAGGGGGTTGTGGTACACCTCGAAGGAGACCGGTTCCTGTGTCTCCATCGCCTGGTGGAACCCCTCGGGGAACTGCGTCTCGACGGTCTCGGGGAACTCGTCCCACATCACCCGGCCGACGAGCTGGCGGCGCGACCGCTTGAGCATCGACTCGGCGCGGTCGTTGATGTACGTGAAGCGCCAGTCGGCGTCGAGCGCGAAGAAGGCGTCCTCGACGCGGTCGAGGATCGGGACCGAGCGGTCCGTCGCGTGTGGCCCGCTGTTCACCCTCCGTCCACCTCGTCGGATGGGCTCGGTCGGGGAGCGCGAGAGATGCTGAGACGAGAATCCATGGCTGCGGGGCTGTACGGGGCTACGTGATTCCCCTACTTACCTTTCGTGGCCAACCCCGCCACCGGCGTCGGGTGCATGGGGCGGCAGGCAGCCCCATCGACACCCGTCTCGTCACAGCGCGCGGACAGCTTCCCGGGCGTCGGTCGACCGTCCGAGAGGGTGCCATCGAGGCGGGAACCGGCGGGACGGGAGCGGACAGCGCCGCGAACTATCGGGCGGTGGCAACGTTCCGTGCCCAGACCAGCCGCCGCGACCCCGTCACGACGGCGGGAGGGCCCGCCAGACAAGAGTTAACTCGGTCCTCGCCGTGGCTCCGGTATGACAGTCGTCGTCGTGGGCGGTGGCATCGTCGGCATGGCGGCCGCGTACAGCCTCGCCGAGCGAGGCGTCGAGGTCGTCCTCTGCGAGAAGGGGTCGGTCGGCTCGGGGAGCACCGAGCGGTCGGCTGGCGGTATCCGGACCCAGTTCTCGACCCGGGTGAACGTCAAGCTCTCCCGGGCGAGCATCGACGTCTGGGAGTCCTTCGAGGAGGAGTTCGGCGTCGACATCGAGTACCGTCGCTCGGGCTACCTCTTCCTCGCCCGTGACGAGGCGACCGCCGACGACTTCGAGGCGAACGTGGCGATGCAGCGCGAGGAGGGCGTCGACAGCGAGCTGCTCGCCCCCGAGGACGCACGGGCGTACTGCCCCGGGCTCGACCCGGAGCCGTTCCGCGCCGCGACGTACTGCCCGACGGACGGGTTCGCCGACCCGCACCTCGCACTGCAGGGGTACTCGCAGGCCGCGGCCGAGGCCGGCGTCGACGTGCGGACGAAGACGCCCGTGACCGACGTGCACCGCGACGGCGGCGACGGGCGCGTCACCGGCGTCGAGACCCCCGACGGCACCATCGAGGCGGAGTACGTCGTCAACGCCGCTGGCCCGTGGGCGGGGCGTCTCAACGAGCTGGCCGGCGTGGACCTTCCCGTCGCACCGAAGCGCCGACAGGTCGCCGTCGTCGACCCGGAGACGCCGGTGCCCGAGTCCAACCCGCTGACCATCGACCTCGACACGGGGTCGTACTTCCGGCCCGAGCGGGAGGGTGCGGCGCTCGTCGGCGGCCACTTCGGCGGCGACGACCCGGACGTGGACCCCGAACGCTTCTCGACGACCGCGGATACCGACTGGACCATCGAGGCCGTCGAGCACGCCGCGGACTACGCATCCTACTTCGGCCCGGAGACCCGCATCAAGAACGGCTGGGCGGGGCTGTACGCCGTCACCCCGGACCACCACCCCATCGTCGAGGCGGTCGCGCCGGGCTACCTCACCGCCATCGGGTTCTCCGGGCACGGCTTCCAGCACGCCCCCGCGACGGGGCAGATCATCGCGGACCTCGTCGTCGACGGTGGGACCGACCTCGTGGACCTCGACGCGCTCTCCGCGGCTCGGTTCGAGCGCGGCGAGACCCACGACGAGCGGAACGTGGCCTGAGCGCCGGCGACGGGGCCGCCGTCGGCGGTCACCCGTTCAGAAGAAGTCGAGGACCGCGGCGTCGTTCTCGGGGAACAGCCGGTCGAGCGTGGCGAGCGTCTCGTCGTCCGCGGTCAGGTCGGTCGTCTTCGCCAGCCGGTCGGCCGGCGCGTAGCCGACGAGCAGCTGGGAGAGCGCGCCGACGTCGAGCTCGGCGTCGTGGTCCCCGTCGACGCGGTGGACCGTCCCCGCCCCGTCCGTCACGTCGAGCTGGAACGTCCCGTCGTTCCACGGCGCGAGCCCGTCCGAGACGGCGAGTGTGACCACGCCGTCGGCGTCGTAGGCGACGGTCTCCAGCGCGTCGGCCACGTCGACGATGCGGACCATCGGGCCGCCCTTCAGCTCCGTCTCGACGTCGCCCCGGTCGTCGACCAGGTCGGGCAGGACGGTGTCGGGCTGCTCGTGGAGCGTCACCGTGGAGACCTGCGAGTCGTGGTCGCGGCAGAACGCGAGGATGCGGAGGTACGCCTCGTGGTCGCGCGCCCGGTGCTCCCAGACGTTCAGCTCGCGACCGTCGTCGCCCTCGTCCACCTCGTAGATGACGTAGCCCCGCAGCTCGTCCTCGGTGCCCCAGCCGTAGACGAACGGGTCGTCCTCCCAGCCGGAGAACCGCCGGTGCCGCCACCAGTCCTCGTCGCGGTCGACGGTCAGGTCCATGTCCGCCGTGTCGGCGCGGTAGACGGCGTCGACGGCCGCCCAGTCGTCGCCGTCGAGCCGTCGCCAGCGGGCGTCACCGTCGGCCTGGCCGGTGCGCTCGGCCTCCGCGTCGGCGGCCGCGGCCGCGAAGTCGAGCGTCTCCGGCGGGCAGGAGATGTCGACGTACCGGTTCGCGGTCTCCCAGCCGTACTGCCGGTAGAAGCCGTACTCGAACGGCCAGAGCGCACAGATGGGTGCCTCGCGGTCGTGGTACTCCTCGACGGACGCTTCGAGCATCCGCCGGACGTTGCCGCCGCGGCGGTGCTCGGGCGGCGAGGCGACCGCGGAGAGCCCCGGCATCTCCACGGTCTCGCCGCGGAGCGTCGTCTCGAACCAGTAGTGCCGACAGACCGCGAGCGGCTCGCCGTCGTCGTCGAACACGCCGCGCTTCGCGCCGAGGCGGTCGCGCTCGTCCGCGTCGTCGGGGTCGTACTCCATCGCTTCGGGGCCGGCCTGGGGACGGAACGCGTAGGTGACGAACCCGTGGAAGGTCGCCGTCTCGTCGTCCGTGAGCGGGCGGTACGCTGTCATGGTCGAACGGGCAACGTCGCCGGGTAAGAAGGTTGCCGTAGTGGGCTAGTCGCTGCCACACCGCCGCCGGGGGCCGACCGGGTGTTGTGTGCGAGGGACGCAGGACCGAATGTTATTGTGCGCTACACGCACAGTTATGGGACGATGCTCGAACTGTACCAGTCGGAGGGCTGCCCGCATTCTCGGAAGGTCAGGGAGACGCTCTCGGCACTCGGCGTCTCGTACGTCGCACACAACCCACGACTCCCGGGCGACCAGGGCGGCGACGTGACCAACGAGACGACACACGACCGCCTCACGGCGGTCGGAGACGACAAGATACCGTACCTCGTCGATACGGACCGCGACGTCACGATGTACGAGAGCGACGACATCGTTGGCTACCTCGGGGAACACTACTCGTAGCCGAACTGCTCGAGAACACCGAGGCGCGGTGACGGTCCCCGACCCTCAGTCGGTGATGTACGCCTCGAACCGGTCCATCGCCTCGCGGAGGTCGTCGAGCCCGGTCGCGTAGGAGACCCGCAGGTGGCCCTCGCCACCGTCGCCGAACGCGTCGCCGGGGACCATCGCGACGCCTTCCTCCTCCAGCAGGCCCTCGGCGAACGCCTCCGCGGACTCGTCGGTGGGGACCTCCGGGAAGACGTAGAACGCTCCCTTCGCCCGGAAGCAGTCGACGCCCATCTCGTCGAACCGCGAGAGCACGAACCGCCGCCGGCGGTCGTACTCGTCGACCATCGCTTCGACCTCGGCGTCACAGGAGCGCAGGGCCTCCAGCGCGGCGTACTGCGCGGTCGTCGGGGCCGACAGCATCCCGTACTGGTGGATGCGGTTGATGGCGGCGACGACCTCCGGCGGGGCCATCGCGTAGCCCAGCCGGAGCCCCGTCATCGCGTACGCCTTCGAGAAGCCGTTGAAGACGACGGTGCGCTCGCGCATCCCCGGCAGGGTGGCGATGGAGGTGTGCTCGTTCTCGTACTGCAACTCGGCGTAGATCTCGTCGGAGAGCACGCCGAGGTCGTGCTCCCGGCAGAACTCCGCGACCGGTTCGAGCTCCTCGCCCGTCATCACCGCGCCGGTCGGGTTGTTCGGGTAGCACAGCATCAGCAGGTCGGCGTCGGCTGCGCCCGCCCGCTCCAGCGCCTCGTCGGTGAGCTTGAACTCGTCGGCCTCCCGGGTCGGCACGCGCAGCGGCTCTCCCCCGGCGAAGATGACGCCGGGGACGTACGAGATGTACGCCGGCTCGACCACCGCGACGGTGTCGCCGGGGTCGACGAGCGCGCGGAGCGCCGCGTCGACGGCCTCGCTCACGCCCGTCGTCACCAGTATCTCCTCGTCGGGGTCGTAGTCGAGGTCGTACCGGTCGTCGACGTGGCGCGAGATGGCCCGCCGCAGTTCGAGCAGCCCCCGGTTCGACGTGTAGCTCGTCCGGCCGCGCTCCAGCGAGTCGATGGCCGCGTCGCGGGCCGCCCACGGCGCGGAGAAGTCCGGCTCCCCGACGCCGAGCGAGATGACGTCGTCGCGCTCCTCGGCCAGCTCGAAGAACTTCCGGATGCCCGACGGCGGCACCGCCCGCACGCGCTCAGAGATGTCCAGCCCCATGGTCAGGGCGACACCGAGAGTCTATCGTCGTCGTCGTCGTCGTTCAGGACGACCCCGCCCTCTTTGTACGTCGTCATGATGTAGTGCGTGACCGTCTGGGTCACCTCGGGGACGGGCGCGACCTTCTCGCTGATGAAGATGGAGACGTCGTGCATCGACGCCCCCTCGACCTCCATGAGGAAGTCGTAGTCGCCGCTGACGAGTCTGAGCGTCTTCACCTGTGGGAAGCGAGCGAGCCGCTCGGCGATGTCGCCGTAGCCCGTCTCGCGGTCGAGGGTGACGTTGAGCTCCACCGTCGCACGGACCACCTCGCGGTCGGTCTTGTCCCAGTCGACGATGGCCTGATAGCCAGCGACGACGCCCTCCTCTTCCAGTGCCGCGAGTGCCGCCTCGACCTCGTCCTCGGTCAGGTCGGTCATGCGTGCGAGGTCCGCCGTCGTGTGACGTGCGTCCTCGACCAGCAGGTCGAGCAGGTCGTCCCGTGCCGTCATACCACTAGGAGTCGGCGAGGGGGTCAAAAGCGTTGCTTCCGCGTCGGGCATCGCCGCGAACGAACCACGGTGACACGCCGCGTGGTCGACGCCTCAGTAGTTCTTGAACAGGTGCGCCCGCACGTCGTCCTTCGTCTGGACGTACTGCGTCGTCCCGTCGGGCATGTCGACCTCGTACCTCGCGTCCTCCTTCGAGGCCTCGCGCCACTTGTCCTCGTGCGTGTCGAGCAGGTTCATCATCGCGTTCAGCCGGTCGTCGCCCTCCTCGCTGTCGTCGCTCGGGTCCGGCATCGGCGACGACGCACTCGCCGTGGTCGTCCCGCCGTCGGCCGCCTCGGCGGGTGTGCCCTCGTCCGCGGCGGCCCCACCGTCTGCCGTGGCCTCCCCGTCCTGATGCTCGACGGCCTCGGCGGCCTGCTCCTCCGTCGACTCGTCGGTCTCGGACGGCGGCGCGATGTCCACGTCGGTGTCTATCTCGTCCGCGTCGACGTTGTCGATGAGGTACTGCAGCGCGTCCCGCTTTCGCACGTAGCCGTACCGCGTCTCGGTCTGTATCTCCGCCCGCAGCGATTCGAGGAACTCCGCCTGCGCGTCGGAGACGGTCATCTCTGGCATGGTTCCACTCTCGAAGGCCCACGTAATAAGCGTGGACGCTCTCCCGTCGAGATCCGACCGACGGCCACCCACGGGCCGACCGGAACGTCAGTTCTTAAGCCCGCGAGCACCAATGTCGCCACGATATGGTCCAGATGGAGTCAGACTCGAACCTCGCTGCCGGTGACGTCGCGCCGGACTTCGAACTCCCGGGTGTCGACGGCGAGACGTACACACTCGACAGCTTCGCGGACAAGGAGGCGCTGCTGCTGGTGTTCACCTGCAACCACTGCCCCTACGCGCAGGCGAAGTTCGACCTGCTGAACGCGCTCGCCGCGGAGTACGACGACGTGGCCGTCGTCGGCATCAACCCGAACGACGCCGAGGAGTACCCGGACGACTCCTTCGAGGCGATGCGGGAGTGGACGGAGGACGGACGCATCCAGTACGACGCCTACCTCCGCGACGAGAGTCAGCACGTGTCCCGGGAGTACGGCGCGGTCTGTACGCCGGACCCGTTCCTGTTCGCGAACGAGGACGGCGAGTTCCGGCTCGTCTACCAGGGTCGCCTCGACGACGCGCTCAACCCCGAGGACGAGCCGACGCGGTTCCACGTCCGCGAGGCCATCGACGCCGTGCTCGCCGGGGAGGACGTCGACATCGAGTGGGAGCCCTCGCGGGGCTGCTCCATCAAGTGGAAGGACGACGACTGAACAGGGGCGAACCGGCCCTCGAAATCAGACCGCGCGCCGGTACTGGATCGGCCACTCGACTTCGTCTTCTCTGTCCAGCTTCCGAGCTGCGTGCAGCGTGAAGTACGGGTCTCGGAGGTGCTCGCGGCCGACGATGGCGAGGTCGGCGCGTCCGTTCCGGACGAGTTCGTCGGCCTGCTCCGGGGCCGTGATGCCGCCGACAGCGCCGACCAGTGCGTCGGTCGCCTCGTTCACGCGCTCGGCGTAGGGTACCTGGTAGCCCGGGCCGGTGTTCGGAATCTGCTGGTCGGGGTGGAGCCCGCCCGCCGAGACATCTATCAGGTCCGCCCCTTCGTCAGCGAGGTCGCCGGCGAGACGGGCGGTGTCGTCGAGGGTCCACGACTCCCGGTCGGGCAGCCAGTCGGTGGCGGAGACGCGGACGAAGACGGGCTTCTCGTCGGGCCAGACATCGCGGACGGCCGCCGTTGCCTCGCGGACCACTCTGGTTCGGTCCTCGAAGTCGCCGCCGTAGCGGTCGTCGCGGCGGTTCGTCACCGGGGAGAGGAACTCGTGGAGCAGGTAGCCGTGGGCGGCGTGGACCTCCGCGATCTCGAAGCCGGCGTCGAGTGCGCGCTCGGCAGCGGCCCTGAAGTCGTCGACGACGCCCGCCACCTCCTCCGTCGTCATCGTCTCGAGGGTCTTGTCGTCGTCGTACGGGTACGCCTCGGCCGACGGCGAGGGCGCGACCCAGCCGTCCCCGTCGGGCTGGACGGGCGTCGAGCCGTCCCAGGGTGGCGTCTTCGAACCCTTGTGCCCGGCGTGGGCGAGCTGGATGGCCGGCACCGAGCCCTGCCCCGCGATGAACGCCGCGATGGGTGCAAGCGCGTCGGCGTGCTCGTCGGTCCAGATGCCGAGGTCGTCGTGGGAGATGCGGCCCTCGGGGGAGACGGCGGTCGCCTCGGTCATGACGATGCCCGCGCCGCCGACGGCGCGGCTGCCGAGGTGCTGCCGGTGCCAGTCCGTCGCCAGCCCGTCGCCCGCACAGGAGTACTGGCACATCGGGGAGACCATCACGCGGTTCGGAACCGTCGTCTCGCGAATCGAGAGGTCTGCGAAGAGGTCGCTCATCGGCGGTGATAGCGCGTCGGCAGGCGTCAAGCCCACGGTGGGCGTACCCCTTGCCGCTACGAGCGACGCGGCCGGCCCGGTGGCGATGCGGTGGCGGCGAAGGGCGGGGCTTATCGCACTCGCCGGACAATCCGCTCGCATGAACCTACAGGAGACGTTCGGGACCGACGCGCCGGTCGTCGGCATGGTCCACCTGCCGCCGCTGCCGGGCGCCCCCCGGTTCGACGGCGACCGCGAGAGCCTGCGCGAGCGGATGCTGGCCGACGCCCGCGCGCTCGAAGCCGGCGGCGTCGACGGCATCATGGTCGAGAACTTCGGCGACGCGCCGTTCTACCCCGAGGACGTGCCGAAGCACGTCGTCGCCGAGATGGCGGCGCTCGCGACGGAACTCGTCGACGATGTCTCGGTGCCGGTCGGCATCAACGTCCTCCGGAACGACGCCGAGGCGGCGCTCTCCATCGCGGCCGCCGTCGGAGCCGACTACGTCCGGGTCAACGCGCACGTCGGCGCGACGGTCACCGACCAGGGGCTCATCCAGGGGAAGGCCCACGAGACGATGCGCCTGCGCGACCGACTCGACGCCGACGTTGCCGTGCTGGCCGACGTGGGCGTCAAGCACGCCGCGCCGCTGGCCGACCGTCCGATGCGCGAGGAACTCGTCGACGCCGTCGAGCGCGGGCTCGCCGACGGTATCGTCGTGTCCGGCTCGGGCACCGGGGACCCGACGGACCGGAGCGTGCTGGAGACCGCACGCGAGACCATCGACGACGCGGTCCCGGGCACGCCGCTGTTCGTCGGGAGTGGCGTGACGGCGGAGACGGTCGGCGAGACGCTCGAACTGGCCGACGGCGTCGTCGTCGGCACCGCGCTCAAGCAGGGCGGCGGGACGACGAACCCCGTCGACGAGGAGCGGGTCCGGGCGGTCGTCGCCGCGGCGCGGAATCGCTGAGAACTGGGGTGGTCGGTCGTCGGGTCAGTCGTCGGCCGGGACGGGCTCGCCGTGACTGATCACGTAGTCCTCGACGAAGTCACCCGCGAGCAGTAGTATCCTCTTTCCTGACATGGTGAAACACACCGCAAGGACATACGCTCGCCGCGGACTTAACGGTTGAGACCAGCTTCCGACCTACTCCACGATGTCGGCGTCGACGGCGTCGTCGCCCCCGTCGCCCACCGACGGCCCGGCCTCGACCGGCACCACCGTCGAGACCCGGGCGTTCTCCTTGATGTCGATGCCGGCCCCGCCGACCGTCAGCGGCACGAGCGGGAGGTGGCTGCCGACGGTCACCGTCGGGTGCGACGCCCCGCGGGCCATCAGCTTGTTCCGTGGCTGGAGCAGCAGCCGGGCGTGCTCGTCGCCGGTCACCAGCTCGTTGTACTGGAGGACGTACGTCCCCGCGTCGAGGTGCCACCACTGGTACTCGTCGTCAGGGTTCCGACGGGTCAGCTCGTGCGGTTCGAGGTCAGCCTCCTCGAGTTCGTCCCCGCCGAAGTCGATGCGTCCCGCGCCGGCCACCTCGTGGATGGCGCTGACGGTCAGGTCGATGCCGTGCTCTCGAACCTGGGTCTCCGGGTGGACGAGGTTCTCCACGCGGTCGAGTACCTCCTGCATGGGCGGGGGTTGGAGCGCCACCGTCAAAAAGGCCGGGCGGTTCGGGGAGCCCGTCGGGCGGTTCCCGCGCTGTCCGGAACACAACCGTTTTGACGACAGCTTTCGACCCAAGAGGGTGTGAAGCGACGCCTCGGCTACCTCGCGTTCCTCGTCGCCCTGCTAGCCATCGTCGCGGTGAGCGTACTGCAGACCGCGTGGACGCCTGCGGAGTCCCAGCAGTCCCTCAAACCGTGGGTCCTGAAGGGGCTGCTCGCGCTGGCCATCGGGAGCGGCACCTACGGCGTCTACCTGCTGCTCTCGGCGGGGATGGGCCGGCTGGTCCACGACAGGCGTCGGCGGCACGACCTGCGGAACGTCGTCCGGCTGGTCCTGGTCATCGCGGCTATCATCGCCGTCGCGGGCGTGCTGACCGACCAGTGGCTCGGCGTGCTGTTCTCGCTGGGGATCGTCGGCTTCGGTGTGACGGTGGCGCTCCAGCAGCCGCTCACGTCGCTGCTCGGGTGGGTGTACATCCTCTCGATGCGGCCGTACCAGGTTGGCGACCGGATCCGAATCGAGGACGCGAAGGGCGACGTCATCGACGTGGACTTCCTCGTGACGACGCTGTGGGAGGTCGAGGGTGACCTGGTCTCCTCGCACCAGCCGTCGGGCCGGACGGTGACGGTGCCGAACAGCCTCATCCTCACGTCGGAGGTGTTCAACTACTCGCGGGACGACTTCCCGTTCGTCTGGAGCGAGGTGTCGATGCAGGTGTCCTACGAGACGGACCTCGACTTCGCCCGGTCGGTGATGCGGGCGGTCGCCGACGAGCAGCTCGGCGACGAGATGGAGCGCAACGTCGCGACGTACCGCGAGCAGCTGGCCGAGACGCCGGTCGACCTCGAAGTGCAGGACAGGCCGTCGGTGAACGTCGCGCAGGGGGAGACGTGGGTCGAGCTCCGGCTGCGCTTCCTGACCCGGCCGCGGCAGATCCAGCGGACGAAGAACGCGCTGTACGAGGAGATACTCGCCCGGTTCCAGGCGAACCCGGACAAGGTGGCGTTCCCGGTCGGACGGTTCCGGTAGCCGGACGTATTTTGCCCCGACGGGTCGTCTGTGCGCTCATGACCGACGAGTACGACGTGGTCGTCGTCGGCGTCGGCGGCATGGGCAGCGCGGCGTGTGCCCACCTCGCCAGCCGCGGCGTCGACGTGCTGGGAATCGAACGGTTCGACGTCCCACACAGCAACGGCTCCTCGCACGGCTCGACGCGCATCATCCGGAAGGCGTACCACGAGCACCCCGACTACGTGCCGCTGGTCGAACGCGCCTACGAGAACTGGCGGGCACTGGAGGCCGAGACGGGCCGGGACCTGCTCCACGTGACCGGGTCGGTCTGTGCCGCGCCACCCGACGGGAGCCTCGTCGACGGCGCGCGGCTGGCCTGCGAGGACCACGGGCTCGACCACGAGACGATGACGGGGCGGGAGCTGAAGGAGCGGTTTCCGGGCTACGGGGTCCCCGACGACTACGACGCGCTCTACCAGCCCGACGGCGGCTTCCTCGACTGCGAGCGCGCCGTCAGCGCACACGTCGAGCGGGCGATGGCGGCGGGCGGGACCGTCCACGCCCGGGAGACGGTCACGGACTGGGATGCCGACGAGCACGGTGTCCAGGTCGAGACCGACCGCGGGGCCTACACCGCCGACGCGCTCGTCCTCGCCGCCGGCGCGTGGAGCGCCGACCTGCTCCCGGACCTCGCCAGCGCGGCCGTCCCCGAGCGGCAGGTGCTCGGCTGGTTCCAGCCGCCCGAGCGCCCCGACGACTTCACGCCCGACAGATTCCCCGTGTTCGTCACGGAGAGCGACGATGGCGACGAGTACTACGGCTTCCCGCGCTACGACCGTCCCGGTGTGAAGGTCGGCCTGTACCACCACCTGCGCGAGCAGGCCGACCCCGATTCGGTGGCCGCACCGACTCGCGAGGACGAGGACGCGCTCCGGGGCCTCTTGCGGGACCACTTCCCCGCCGCCGACGGCCCGACGATGGGCCTGTCGACGTGCATGTTCACCAACTCGCCGGACATGGACTTCATCGTGGACACGCTGCCCGAGCACGAGAACGTCGTCGTCGCGGCGGGCTTCTCCGGCCACGGCTTCAAGTTCGCCAGCGCGGTCGGCGAGGCGCTGGCCGACCTCGCGGTCGACGGCGAGACCGGGCTGTCCGTCGACGAGTTCGCGGTTGACCGCGAGGCGATCCGGAGCGCGTGACCCGAACGCACCGGAGGAACGTTTAGGGGACCGACGCCCGCACCTCACTGCATGGACCTCCTCTCAGACGAGACGGCCCGCTTCGTCCGCGCGACCGCCCCGGAGCCCGACGACCTCGCTGCCGAGATGGACGCCTACGCGGCGGAACAGGAGTTCCCGCACGTCGGCCCCGCGGTCGGCGGCCTCCTGCGTACCTTCGCCCGCATTGTCGACGCCGAGCGCGTCTTCGAGTTCGGCTCCGGCTTCGGCTACTCCGCGTACTGGTGGGGGCAGGCACTCCCGGCCGACGGCGAGATCGTCCTCACCGAGTTCGATGAAGACGAGCTCGACATGGCCCGCGAGTTCATGCAGCGCGGCGGTCTGGACGCCATCGCCCGCTACGAGCACGGCGACGCCCTCGACGCCATCGAACGCTACGACGGCCCGTTCGACTGCGTCCTCGTCGACCACCAGAAGCACCGCTACGCGGAGGCGTTCGAGGCCGTCCGCGAGAAGGTCGCGCCCGGCGGCATCGTCGTCGCCGACAACGCCATGACCGCCGGCATCATCGAGTTCGAGAAGCTGCTCGCCATCGTCGAGGGCGACGACCCCGGCGAGGTGAACGAGCACACGCGGGGCATCGCAGACTATCTGGAGACCGTCCGGTCCGACCCCGAGTTCGAGACGAACGTGCTGCCGGTCGGTGAG harbors:
- a CDS encoding O-methyltransferase, which gives rise to MDLLSDETARFVRATAPEPDDLAAEMDAYAAEQEFPHVGPAVGGLLRTFARIVDAERVFEFGSGFGYSAYWWGQALPADGEIVLTEFDEDELDMAREFMQRGGLDAIARYEHGDALDAIERYDGPFDCVLVDHQKHRYAEAFEAVREKVAPGGIVVADNAMTAGIIEFEKLLAIVEGDDPGEVNEHTRGIADYLETVRSDPEFETNVLPVGEGIAVSYRLG
- the solA gene encoding N-methyl-L-tryptophan oxidase, with amino-acid sequence MTDEYDVVVVGVGGMGSAACAHLASRGVDVLGIERFDVPHSNGSSHGSTRIIRKAYHEHPDYVPLVERAYENWRALEAETGRDLLHVTGSVCAAPPDGSLVDGARLACEDHGLDHETMTGRELKERFPGYGVPDDYDALYQPDGGFLDCERAVSAHVERAMAAGGTVHARETVTDWDADEHGVQVETDRGAYTADALVLAAGAWSADLLPDLASAAVPERQVLGWFQPPERPDDFTPDRFPVFVTESDDGDEYYGFPRYDRPGVKVGLYHHLREQADPDSVAAPTREDEDALRGLLRDHFPAADGPTMGLSTCMFTNSPDMDFIVDTLPEHENVVVAAGFSGHGFKFASAVGEALADLAVDGETGLSVDEFAVDREAIRSA